Genomic segment of Bicyclus anynana chromosome 7, ilBicAnyn1.1, whole genome shotgun sequence:
taaattcagcTCTCCCGCTGCGaaacatttgagtgcccaagcaaccagaGTGAGGATCATAACAATACGCGCCATTTCAAGTATCACTGccctgtatccgacccttgatccagcagttaagcgaaagctttttaaggtgttggttgaagcCATTGGTtaaaacgactatcggaacaataataatagttgCCTCAAaattccacatgacgataatctcgtgaacaaggcccaagtattttgatactttttcttttttattattattataatctactCGTACAGTAATCAAGTACACAGTAAGTAGTTACGACTATCAAAGTGGtactgtttaatttaaaaaagaaaacgtccataataattaattaaccatACCTTACATAGAATaaacaatgaataaaatatgagaGAATAGACATATATTGACCGCGTAAGTGTCTGTTTTATgcaatatgtatttgtatagaGTATGCAgtgaaatttattattttgcaatattttacgccctgaaataaaaaaaaaacacaagacaatgtttttacaaaaatttatttacaaagaaatattttacaatatgcaGCTTCCTCATACTTTATTGTACTGAAATATGATTATAActgtaacatttttataatttaaattataaattaacggCCATGATACTAATATCCGTTTTCCGGATATGATTATCTTTAGATTTACATTTCGCCAAATTTTAATatctacttaaataaaaattacaaatcaaagtaacaaaactaaaaaaggaCTATACAATCCTTAGTGTTATCCGGAAAATGGATAGAGGCCCAACTAATATCGATGACAACCTGCAAAAAAGATATTTCACCTAATTACTAATAGTTTTAACTTAGTCAATTAATTTAACACAAGCATCCAAAATAAtatcacaaaataatttaaggcATCATTACAATGGAAGGCCTCTAAAGTTTTTAAACGGAATATGCGTCATTTGAAAGTAACAACTAGGTAATTACAATTTAAGATGTTTACGATCGGTGCTCCAATTTATTGGTTACAACCAccgaacatagaaaacgctaaatcTAACgctttaacaatttattaatttcgtgGTTATAACATTACAACAGTTTTGGGAAAACAGttacaatatttaaacaataataattatatcctaTGTCAAAGTTGAATCAAACTGTATACTGCATTGAATGGTATCGAatcatttgttttattacaaCAGGTTCGTTTAGGTattctattaataaatatttaaaatacatctttttttaataaatattaatcaacttcTTTCAGCATCCATTACGACAAAATTTGaactattttgtaaattattagtatGTATTGCACTTACCTAATCCTTATTAAGATTACCTATCGCAAAATTAACTCACTGATCTTAGAAGTAAAACATTTACAGGCagtgttttaaattacatatctAAAGAGGCGACTATAATAATGGCAGTGAAAGcaatattaattgtttacacTTTAGTTTTTGTTCTGCCGAATTCTTCTATGTGATCGTATTGGGAAAAGCCAGGGTCAGAATCGTAGTAGGCGTAATCGTAACTGTTGTCCTCCTGGCGGATCGGTTTCGAGTAGTACGGTGGTTTTGTGGATTTTGAAGAATAAGATACTGGAGGGGAAGTCGGAGGCGCAGTTTCTCTTGGTTGATAGTGTTCAGTCGTCCTAGGAGCTGATGTAGTCGTTATTTTGACTGCATTGCTGCCTGGTGGAATGGTATAAGCATTCACGGATGGCGGTTCATAAGGTCTAGATGTAGTTGTGTAAGTCTGATAGTAATCGAAGGCACGTAGCGTCGTTGCTTCAGGTCGCGGTCTTATTGTGGTTGTATATTCCAACGGTGGAGGAGTGGTTGGCGATTGTGTCGGTGCAGGTCTAAAAGGTCGAGGTGCAGATGTTTTAGCGGACTTTTGTTGGCTTTTGTATTGTTTCTGATCTTCTGGCAATCTGTTTCCACTGGCTGCTATATTTAAAGAGTGGGCACCAGACAGTAATTCTGCTTCACGCTCGTATAATTCTGGCCTATATTGACCGTCGTCCTCACCTTGGGGTGGTCGATATTGTCCATCATCTTCTACGCTGTCAGCGTAGTTCGAAGATTGGGTGTTGAAACCTATGTTTGTATTATAAGCTACAGTGTTCAAGTTAACATAGGGATCAATACGCGTCGTGGTATAAATAGTTGTAGGAGCAGATGTGGTTGTGGGAATATTATAATAGCTTTGTTTGGCTCCAGAAAATGAGgcaaagttatttttttctggTTCATACGAAACACTGTTGAAGTTCCTATACGCTGGGGTACTTGTTCCGCGGACGGAATTGTAGTCTACTGTAGTAGTAGTGGGCGCACCCTTGTTTTCGTTGAAATTccttatttttacaaaatcgGGCTCTTTAGAATAGTCAGCTACACTGAAACTATTTCGTAATTTGAATGGTTGGTTATTATTGTTGATATTCGTGACTGGAGTTGACTGGATTTCATAGTTATATAACTCTACGAGACCATCGTTTTTATTACCAGGAGCCTGAGTCGTCTGCGAAAATGAAGTGGGAGAAGGACCGTTGGAGAAGTATctattgttgttttgtttaGGTGTAATTTTACTGACTTCTACATATTCATCTTTGTATTGTGGAGGTACATTGACTGTTGTTGTTGGAGTTTGTTTAATGTAAGTAGGATTTTTACGATTTCCATTTTGTTGCGGTTGTTCCGAATAAGTTTGTGGAGGGAAAGTTACATCTTTGTATGGTGGAGGTACATTTACTGTTGTGGTTGGAGTTTGTTTAATGTAAGTAGGATTTTTACGATTTCCATTTTGTTGCGGCTGTTCAGAATAAGTTTGTGGAGGGAAAGTGTATTGGGCAGATGTGGTTGTCGGTGGTGCAGTCGGTGTGTAAATTGGACGctttcttatttttcttttaggaCCATTGTGATGAGGTGGGTTAGGATGTTGTGGTTTGGGTGTAGGACTTGGTGAGGGTGTGGTATACGACGTGGTTGAATAAGTTACACGTGTTGTAGGTGCTCTTCTAAAAGATTGAAATGCTGGCCGACCAGGTGGCACGGAGGTCGGCGCCTGAGTTTGAGCTACTGGTTCATCTCGACCACGATCACGTTGGCCAGTGAAAAAGTCCGAAGAATGCGCTGCTCGAAGGTCAGAGGCTGCACCATTTGATCCTGCGTTCTGTGACAGACGGCGGTCACCGGTTTCTGCTCTCTGGAGTCCATATTCGGATTCTTCCTCTCGGTTTCCGGAAGTCGATACTTTCTTTGTGTCAAAACCTGAGTAAAGAATCATTGCATTACTAtatctattagttattttgggGTGTGTTTTAAATACCTTCCTATGTACCAAGAGCCTTCGATATTCAGACTTACCCCATTTTAGAACGGCTGGAAGTTCATCAGcatatgctcctaccatagtaTACCAATACTGGAATTTGGACTATGGAGACTTTGGCAGCAGGTTTCAAAGGTCTAGACTCTCAAacgtccaagtataaagcgtattttgtataatatcatGAAATGCTTAGCTTAGCTTAAGACACTTAGCTTTGCTAACCGTTTAAAAACAACGTTAAAGGTTTTTTAAGGAAACTTTATAGGTCTCCaacgaagggttgccacaaaaTTAAGGGTCTTGCGACTAGAGATATAATTTCTTATCCTATCCTCtggaaaattaacaaaatatgcgttttatacttggacaattgcgTTTTATACTTGAAAtctgctatcttccaaagctaccacggtccaaactccttGCCTACCGTAATACCGTCATAGGAACATGGACTGACACTCAGAGCTTTTCCAAAATGAGATAAGTTCACAGTCTTTCCGACTACTAATTTTTCAGTGaaacttttccatttttttt
This window contains:
- the LOC112043721 gene encoding adhesive plaque matrix protein-like isoform X2, whose product is MFAHFPAGGRRAFIPTLRAGGARASPAHNGRQSFCGAPRGNMSPVWIVLALLPILGGAQRFNCRGRILGAYYADAKSGCKAFHVCVRVAGGGIRDFRFFCPPGTLFHQEAQTCTDWGDDDPLACPADIYDGFDTKKVSTSGNREEESEYGLQRAETGDRRLSQNAGSNGAASDLRAAHSSDFFTGQRDRGRDEPVAQTQAPTSVPPGRPAFQSFRRAPTTRVTYSTTSYTTPSPSPTPKPQHPNPPHHNGPKRKIRKRPIYTPTAPPTTTSAQYTFPPQTYSEQPQQNGNRKNPTYIKQTPTTTVNVPPPYKDVTFPPQTYSEQPQQNGNRKNPTYIKQTPTTTVNVPPQYKDEYVEVSKITPKQNNNRYFSNGPSPTSFSQTTQAPGNKNDGLVELYNYEIQSTPVTNINNNNQPFKLRNSFSVADYSKEPDFVKIRNFNENKGAPTTTTVDYNSVRGTSTPAYRNFNSVSYEPEKNNFASFSGAKQSYYNIPTTTSAPTTIYTTTRIDPYVNLNTVAYNTNIGFNTQSSNYADSVEDDGQYRPPQGEDDGQYRPELYEREAELLSGAHSLNIAASGNRLPEDQKQYKSQQKSAKTSAPRPFRPAPTQSPTTPPPLEYTTTIRPRPEATTLRAFDYYQTYTTTSRPYEPPSVNAYTIPPGSNAVKITTTSAPRTTEHYQPRETAPPTSPPVSYSSKSTKPPYYSKPIRQEDNSYDYAYYDSDPGFSQYDHIEEFGRTKTKV
- the LOC112043721 gene encoding adhesive plaque matrix protein-like isoform X1, whose product is MFAHFPAGGRRAFIPTLRAGGARASPAHNGRQSFCGAPRGNMSPVWIVLALLPILGGAQRFNCRGRILGAYYADAKSGCKAFHVCVRVAGGGIRDFRFFCPPGTLFHQEAQTCTDWGDDDPLACPADIYDGQFDLYKIGSGFDTKKVSTSGNREEESEYGLQRAETGDRRLSQNAGSNGAASDLRAAHSSDFFTGQRDRGRDEPVAQTQAPTSVPPGRPAFQSFRRAPTTRVTYSTTSYTTPSPSPTPKPQHPNPPHHNGPKRKIRKRPIYTPTAPPTTTSAQYTFPPQTYSEQPQQNGNRKNPTYIKQTPTTTVNVPPPYKDVTFPPQTYSEQPQQNGNRKNPTYIKQTPTTTVNVPPQYKDEYVEVSKITPKQNNNRYFSNGPSPTSFSQTTQAPGNKNDGLVELYNYEIQSTPVTNINNNNQPFKLRNSFSVADYSKEPDFVKIRNFNENKGAPTTTTVDYNSVRGTSTPAYRNFNSVSYEPEKNNFASFSGAKQSYYNIPTTTSAPTTIYTTTRIDPYVNLNTVAYNTNIGFNTQSSNYADSVEDDGQYRPPQGEDDGQYRPELYEREAELLSGAHSLNIAASGNRLPEDQKQYKSQQKSAKTSAPRPFRPAPTQSPTTPPPLEYTTTIRPRPEATTLRAFDYYQTYTTTSRPYEPPSVNAYTIPPGSNAVKITTTSAPRTTEHYQPRETAPPTSPPVSYSSKSTKPPYYSKPIRQEDNSYDYAYYDSDPGFSQYDHIEEFGRTKTKV